The proteins below come from a single Oscillospiraceae bacterium genomic window:
- a CDS encoding tail protein X: MTYTTVQGDMWDSIAYKIFGNVAATDQLMALNQQYLHTYIFPAGVVLTLPEAKTESEQPTGMVPWKKVDA; this comes from the coding sequence ATGACCTATACGACTGTACAGGGCGATATGTGGGATTCCATCGCCTATAAAATCTTTGGCAATGTAGCTGCCACCGACCAGCTGATGGCGCTGAACCAGCAGTATCTGCACACCTACATTTTCCCGGCAGGGGTCGTACTGACCCTGCCCGAAGCCAAAACGGAAAGCGAGCAGCCGACCGGAATGGTGCCGTGGAAGAAGGTGGACGCATGA